Sequence from the Balaenoptera acutorostrata chromosome 4, mBalAcu1.1, whole genome shotgun sequence genome:
AGAGCTGGGGAGTTTTAAAGAGTTGACATTTCTATGTTTGGTCAACCTAAGAGTGCTTGTACCATAATCATATAGGATGGTGAGGTGGGTTTGGGCCCCTATTACTTATTACCTCTTTTAAAATGCTTGAGCTAAATGAAACTGTTAAGGAATGTTTCTCTAGctcttaaatatataaagaatgattTCCAGAATTTCCCAGAAAATAAGAACTGTTCCATTTGAGCTGAAGAACATATTGCATTTTCTACTTCACTGCAGAGATATTTCTTACTCTAAAATGCTATCCTCTTTTCATTCACATACAAATCATGGAACAGAAGGGGACTGGGGCTGGGTAGGGAGTATGAAGAGGAGTGATTTCACGTCAGGTGGGCTGGAAGCCAATAGCTGAGTTTTAATATGACCAAGTGTATTTGTTTGTATCTGTTTTAGAATAGCAATTAAAATACTGTCTTTAGAAATAGACAACTTAAAGCATTTTTATACAGTGTACATATGGTTTATGATGTATAATTACCAAACAGCAAATTTTTCATAATGCACAGATAATTACCAAAAATTAATGTTCTATGaatttcatgttttcattttcagtaaGATATTCTCTAATCATTGAAAATATAAGAACGAGCTTTCTATTTCTAGCAAAACACACATTACCTCTCAGTTTCCCTTTTGATAAAAATAcgcttgtatttctttttattacatttagGAATAAAGATAAATCAACTGTAACATCTTCTAGTTACTAGGACACAGGGAAATGCACCAGGCTCACTTAGAGAAGGAGATcagtattcaaaaatatttgcgATAGGTATGGaaggaatataaagaaataaacatatgtCCCTTAAGTAACTTACATTACTATTTTTAGTTAGTATAAAAACCAAACACTCATGAAGAAACTAGTGATATGAAAAACAGATAAGGAATTATTGAAGACAATATTGTGTCCTCACGATATTGAAACTGAATACAAATTTAGTTTCAAGGAGGAAGTGGAATTTAATCGGTGCTTTGAAAGATAAGTTGCATCAAGGAGGTGGAGGGCACTTCaggtggaagggaaaaaaaatgctaaaagagTAATTGAGACAAGAATGATCAAGGCACACTGTGAGGACATTGAAGAGAGGGACCGGATTGGAGAAGACAGCACTTGTTGGGGTAGAGAGGATAGTGGGAAATAAGATTTTATAGAGGGTGGTTATcttttgttattaatattaaGGCCCTAATATTAGGGACAAGCCAGAGAGTCTGGATGCAATGTAATAAGCAATAGGGAACCATTATTGAAtagttactttaaattttaatatttttatataaattagtaGTGTTTTTTTCATACACTCAGTAGAGCCTAAAATTAAGCCTCCAGTCTTATTTTCAGCAACTTAGAGTTCTCATTTCAAATGAAGGTTTTCCCTTTAGTATTTAAAGGATTAAACTAAAACCCCGATCCTGAAACATACGGGAAATCACCTCTGACTATATCAGTAGGAGAAATCCATGCTGGAATAATTGCGGTTCTGATTTTAATAGGGTGGAAGGATTGTATTGCATCCTTCAAGAAAGCTAACCAAGTTTCAACAATGCCAGGCTTTTAGTAATAGGGATGGCAGGATACAGCAAGGGAAGAGACTTGTGAGTGCCCATCAGGGCGGCATTTCTGTAGCTGCAGATGGGGTTTTTGGGAGTTATTGCTCTACTAAGGACAGAGCTTCGAGGGAGAGTCAGAAGCAGGAGGCCATCAATCACTCACTTCTCTCCAGACTCAGAAAAGGCAGTGCACAATCCAGAACACCAGTCTCCCTGTCGTTTGCTCTGATACATTCCAGACCTGCCACAGAGAATAATAACAATGCTAATTTACATTTTGTGGTACTTTAGTGTTTTTCAAGGGTGTTTGCTTTATCTCACTCTACTTCCTTAGTCTTTCAATTCTAATTTGAGGCATGCAGGATAGATGAAACTTGCTCAGCATTAAGTCAGTGATTAGCAGAATCAGGACGCTCTTTTAgccttttctgatttcaaatctAGAGGTTTCTTTACTCCTTTAAATTGTTGCTTCATATGTGATGAAAAGCTTTCATTCTTTGTCCtagcaaaatttaaataatatactgATTGAGAAtagactttaatattttttctaactGAGGGCTTTATAATTCACTGAGCAATGTTGATGTGATTTTTACTTCTGTTCAGTTTTATATTAGGCACTTTTCACATAGTAGCAATTCTGACTGGAACTCAACTAGTGAAATGGTGgtgaaatttcattttcagttacTATAACTATGTCTTATAAAATTCTTATCTAGCTACCTGGGAGCTTTCAAGCAATGGTCTCTAGAAAGTCTCCAAGCTCCAGCTTCATTAGAACAGCTGGAAAATCCTGCTAAAGACTCAGATTCTGGGGTTCCATTtgggactcacagacttagagtcTTTGGGATCTGTCTTTGTAACTAGCATCTCAGGTGATTCTTCTGCACACTGATTTTCAAAAGCTCAAATTTGAATGactcctcttccttcctgctgaaaaccccctctcctcttcctctttctttttcatcttcaagTTCAACAGTGTGCTATGCTAAGAAGagcatttcttttttccagttcagTCCTTCTTAACATCTgcaagatcacacacacacatacacacacactctactAGGGTCACAGATCCACTCAAATCCTAGCCAAGCCACCTAACATGAAGAGGAAATTGtcaatgtttgtgtgtgtatggggggatGTGGgtgagtaaaattttattttattaatagagTTGGGATGGGGGAAACCCCAAAGCAGCAAGACCCAGCAATATAAtgcaattataattatataataatgatgcaatatatgaaataaaatataatgatataataaatataatttttaggaATGAATGTTAATTACATATAATTTAGGAACATTAACAGGATATAGTGAAAATTTTATTGGAGAGCATAGGAAGAAAGACATAGCAAGCTTTGCTGTGTATCTATGTAAACCAATAAAGTCATTTTACTGTCCTTGCAGAGGTGGAAACTCTCCATGGTAGAAATTAGAGCTGTGACACAAACTTCACTGAAAGGCTAGTTTGACAGGATTTGTTGTTGATCAaaataatattatacatttttttcctcagaatttttatcatttctgGCCTAATCAGGGAATGcaaattctttgaaaactttttatctttctcaGGTAGGTTTCAAGTACTATCATGCTTTGTACAGagaagatattctttatcaataaCCATACATTTATTATAATGTTGGAAAGTATTTTTCTCAACAAGTGCCTCACTTAAATAATGGGGGGAAGCATATGAATTCACAAGGCCATGAAAAATGATCACAATGCCATACAAAAGTATTACTTTGTTCATGACAGAAATATTAACTTgcctttggaaatattttctggcAAAATAAAGGTCTGAATATAATCATTTGAGTTTTTTAGGAGGGTATTAgagacacattttctttctttctttttttttttaattaatttatttatttttggctgctttgggtctttgttgctgcacgtgggctttctctatttgcagcgatcggggtctactctttgttgtggtgcgcggacttctcattgcggtggcttctcttgttgcagagcacgggctctaggcacatgggcttcagtagttgtggatcacgggctctagagcgcaggctcagtagttgtggtgcatgggcttagttgctctgtggcatgtgggatctccccggaccagggcttgaacccgtgtcccctgcattggcaggtggattcttaaccactgtgccaccagggaagcccagagacacATTTTCTAAAGCAATTTAATGTGGACACATTTTGAATTGTGCAGGATTATTTTTGAAGGACTTTagtatatattaaggaaaaatccTTCGAGTTTCCTTTCCTGCAATACAGTAAACCTGATTTTCTGACTGCAagtcaaaaaaaatcttgtgtaAACTCATGAGGAAGCTCTTCACTCCTTGAGGTAGAGGAAAGCATGTCAGCAGGACGCAAATAACCACTCTCACTTTTCATGATATTTGGTGGAGCAAGTCAGCACAGGTCCTGTTAACTGGCTTCcaagttttctctatttctttttgacaCAAAGCTCTTGATAAAGAGGGGCAAGCTTAAGTTTGAGCCTGAGAATATGGGGATTATGCTTTgctaaggaattttaaaattcgGAGCTGTTAGAATAATTTGGAAGTGAGTCCCAAAGAAGCTTTTCTTCACTTGGAAGCGGGGAACTTGTGTAACCTGGAGCACAGGGAGGGGGTTGAGGTGGGAGCGGGGGTGAATCAAGTTCaccagaaaaatgaaaggaagattGGTTTTGGAGATTCAAATGGAAATTCATCCTACTTAAGGGCTGACCCATCAACTGCCATTACCTGGATAAACTGTTTATGCTATGGATTTGACCCTGGGGGGTCTAttgtgaaacaaaacaaacaaaaaattagggTGGAGAATCCATATTCCCAACCCAACCCTATAAAAAAGACCATATTTCATAAACAGATGTGGATTTTCAAACATGATTTGTACATAGCTATGCCAAATGATAGACGTATTGGACTTAATTTAGTATTCAGTAGTTTGACATCCTATCTTTCCTTTGGTGTTTTGACCTTGTCATTTACACATccttcatttgaaaatacttaGAAGAAGCAGAGCAAAAACAAACCCTCCACTTAACTTTTCTGGTGCTGGTCTATTTAAAATTGTAGCAGGAAGTTAACCTTCATTATCTAATATTTAACCACTTTctatgatatttatatattttcttctacctTATCAGTTaaatatatgcattattatattGTTACATTTGTTATGGatgtgaaaatttattttcttcagtagAAGTCTTCAGCTTTTAGTAACTTGGAAAAATTTCATTGAGAGAATAAATCTTAGGTATTCAGAGAAGCATATCATGTTATATGCAATTTGttcttcataaaatttttttaacagtcAAAATTACAGATTATTAGCCCCTACATTCTTACCCTTTAAAGCTATTAAAGAGAAATCACTCATATCAGTTCATGAGGAATGGCATGATCTGTATCTTCAGTATGTGGGGAAAACACATAGACGAAGTGATAATTACTGTAATGTGTTGTGACCCcccttggattaaaaaaatgctttaaacacaaagaaataacaAACTTGATTCTCCAGAGAGCTCTAAAGGAGAATCTGACTTGCCTGTCACTTAGAGTATTATTTTCCTAGATTTGAGCTTCAGTCCAACTCAGAGTAGAGGGTAATATGTACGTTTGGGTGAGCCTCACCTTGCTTGAGAATTCTTCCTTTGGGTTGATGGGCTGTGTCTGTTAGAGTTctccaatataaatatatacattcctGAGGTGagtgtaaataaattaatttaacagATTATTTTAACTTTAGCAAGGCCTTTGGGTAAATAAATCACAGAATCAAATTTTggtgagaaggagaaagagaaataagcagAGAATGATAGGGTCTCAAACAAGCTTTGGACTGTCAACACAGCACATGGGCCCTGggaaataaagagaagagaacaaaagaagtgGCAGGAGCCTTAGATACATCTCATCTACTTGTTAGTTTTGCTTGGATCAGACTGCTCAGGAAGTGCCTGTGAGCTCTGACATGTCTTTATGTGCTTAGCGTACCCAAAAGAGAAGTCATCATTGCACCAATAGGCCCCTTCTCTTGAGTTCCTCATTTCAGTTGAGAACTAGTTATCTTAGTGACTcatgtctttctgtctgtctgcctgcgtATTAACATATTTGCTATAACCTGCAGATTCTACCTCCACAATACctcttatctatttcttcctttacatTCCCATTGCCAGAATCAAGTTCAGGACTTTATCACCTCTTGCCCAGATTAATAATTGCTTTCTAACAAGAAGTTATTATGTCCAGTACTCTCTCTGCTCAAATCCACTCAGACTTTTTTTCTAGAATTGCCCTAAACTTGTAATATTTCTGCTAAAAAGCATCAGTGACCCCCTCATTGACAGACAGCAACCAAATTGACTATAGACTTCTTTTTCTGACATTCAGAGTCAGCCACAATAATGGCCAGTTTCTCTTTTAAGCTCTTCTTCTGTCATTCTAAATAGCTGCCAAACTCATTGCTATTTTATGATCATGTCCCATCAAATGCTTGCAGGATGCAGTCTGAAATCTTTATGTTGCCACCACCTGAAGTATGCTCTCCCAAATCTCTTGCTCAAATGTTGTTCATTAAATATCCATTTTAGATACATTCTTTAcaaaaatttcctgatttttctcAACTAGATGTGATCAGTTTTTCCTTTGAATcatcataaaaatgtaaacaacctCCATGctgatctttgttttttcttttctattatagtgttcatatttttgttgtttgtttcaccTTTTAGATTGTAAACATGTTAAAGGAAGaaacagtattttattatttcccgTATCTTCTATACATCTTCTATACATTGAGAGTACATCTCAATGccttatataaaattaaagttctgtaaatatttgttagattGAGAGTAATGTGTCATTGATACCTAAAAAAATTGATGTAATGTACTCTTAAGCACGCCACTGGGAAAGAATATTTAGAATACACATGAAGGTACAGCTTAGAATAAAAGGGAATGTATtgttttttcaaatgattttggTTGATGGTAGGATTAAAAGGTGGTATATGACCTTGCTGgttcaaatgaaatgaaatcttcTCAGAAGCAtggttcttttgttttcaaatccCTATATAAATATGGTAGATAAACTTATGAAATTGCTTCGGCTCACTGAACTTGTGGAGTGACTAATTgggagatatatacatatataatgtatataattagTATAATATTCATCTTTGCTTATTCATTTCTATCAGTTGGAAAACTAGAGATTTTTTTGAAGTCAGTGAAAAGTCTAAGAATTCCTACCACATTCTCTCTAATAAAAGGGAAATAGCTGCTGAAGTACAAAGTATCACAGACTTTTTAGTTAGCAACTAAGCTTATTAACATtaacagaaatgaaatatatcttatattttttaaaaagtcaggcaTATAATATCTATGGCAAGTAACGTAGGGTACTTAGTGCCTTAAATTTGATTCCTAAACATGGCAAAATTAGAATACCACCCCCAGACCCTCCCTGAGTTATTTCTACTAGGGTAAGGCTTTGATTTCAAATGTTGATAATATATGattaagaaaatattcttctAGGAATTCAtattaaacaaaaagaatatgGTAAATATGCACAAGTTCAGTATCCAGAATTATTTTGCAGTACCTAGCTCATTTTATGATTACTCCTTACTATCTAAATACAAAGACAGTATCAACCTCTGACTTTTATGTTTCCTCTGGTCACACTAAataagagtcttttttttttagctccttCCCCCTCTTGTTTTGCCTAGGGTAAGATGGAGAGGGGACAAGAGTGGTTAGGTAGGAGGAATGTGTGCTTTGTGGTGAATTTTATCTTGTCTATAAAataatagaatcatataataaaaCAATAAGATTATGTAGAAATTATGGATGGAGGTATGTTGTTAATTGAAAACTCTTCTGTAGTTGTTATAAGATATAAACCTGAAAAATcactgttaataataatatatatatatatatatatatatttccagttAGTTTTTAGGGACATTGCATAGgcaaaatattgtttataaacaataaattattttctaatttcacatACTCTAgaataatggccaaaaaaaagtctttaaatcaatacattttatatgtatgttgctattaaaatatatattaatatcatTCTAGCAGCTTTAATTTATGTCCTTCTAaaagtttaaatgttttattctttattattcatttagTTACTTCACCTCAAAAGAACCCCAATCTTTTCATAATAAACTTCTTTAAACTAACATCGACATCGCACAAGTTTTTGGAATGCTTTCTTGAAGTCTTCATTAAAGATTGTATAAATCAGTGGGTTTATAAGGGAATTGAGATATCCAAGCCATGTCAAAAAATTTGACATTTCTTCAGAAATTTTACACTTTTCACAGACATTAACAACCAATTCTTTTACAAAAAATGGAAGCCAACATATTACAAATGCACCCAAGATTAATCCCAGGGTAGTGGCTGCTTTGCGTTCTCTTGTGCCTGAGATCTTTTGCCTTCTCCAAGATCTCTCATGCTTGAATTCAGACCTGGGGCTTTTCACTGTGCTATGAATTTTATCAAAGTCCATTGATGGATCAGATAAAGACTTTTCTAGGATGTACGGTGTGGAGACCAGTCTAATGCTTTTCTCACCACTCCCCAAAAGGTGACCATTCAGTTCTTCCTTGGCAATCCTACTTGCTTGTCTCTTGTGGTATAACGTCTTtgctgctttatatattttgtagtaGAGGATCAAAATCAATGTTAATGGGATGTAGAAAGCTCCAAATGTTGAGTAAATAGTGGAAACAATGTTGTCGTGTTTGATGATGCACTCATCCTCTCGGCTAGTTCCTTGGTGCCTCCAGAATAGAGGAGGCATAGAGATAAAAATAGATATAATCCAAACTATGGTAATCATAATGCCAGCATGCTTGGGAGTCCTTTTCCTGGCATACTCAACAGCATCTGTGATTGCCCGGTACCGATCCAAAGCTATAGCAGAGAGATGCAAGATGGAGCAAGTGCAGCACGTGATATCAACGCTCAGCCAGATGTCACAGACCACTTGCCCCATAATCCAGCTCTCTCTCACAATATACACAATGCTGAAAGGCATCACCAGGACAGCTACAAGAAAATCTGTGACTGCAAGGGAGCAAATTAAGTAGTTGGCTGGGTGGTGTAGCTTTCGGGTCACAATAATTGCAGCGATCACAAGTGAGTTAATGGTCGTCGTCATCAGTGCCAGCCCAGAGAGAATGAAGGACACCAGAATTTTGGATGGCATTCTGTCGAACAGTTCTTCTGAGGTCAAGTTTTGATCAGATGAGTTTAAGAAAtccattttttgtttgatttaaaaGATTAATATAGCTGAAAAAATGGACACCTAtaacaaaggagaggaaaaacagTTCAGAGAAGGcttcaaagatttttctcttcctttcagaacaattttttttaaagtatacatgtatctttttccaGAAT
This genomic interval carries:
- the HTR1F gene encoding 5-hydroxytryptamine receptor 1F, whose product is MDFLNSSDQNLTSEELFDRMPSKILVSFILSGLALMTTTINSLVIAAIIVTRKLHHPANYLICSLAVTDFLVAVLVMPFSIVYIVRESWIMGQVVCDIWLSVDITCCTCSILHLSAIALDRYRAITDAVEYARKRTPKHAGIMITIVWIISIFISMPPLFWRHQGTSREDECIIKHDNIVSTIYSTFGAFYIPLTLILILYYKIYKAAKTLYHKRQASRIAKEELNGHLLGSGEKSIRLVSTPYILEKSLSDPSMDFDKIHSTVKSPRSEFKHERSWRRQKISGTRERKAATTLGLILGAFVICWLPFFVKELVVNVCEKCKISEEMSNFLTWLGYLNSLINPLIYTIFNEDFKKAFQKLVRCRC